The region GtttaaaacgttgaaaatatcgCAACCAACATGCgcaattttaatattcaataCACTGGtgcaatattataattataatttatgtatcaATCGTATTAATTATCAGACTCTCTAAAAATCTCGCACACCAGGAAAAGTTCAGACTTTCTAAAACACCTCGTAACAACCCTGACTGTCAAGTGCATTATGTAATTAGCTACTCATCACTGAGACTTGATTTGTTCTATTTCATAAGGGTAGCATGTATATTATTTGctaagaaaaatcataaatactGATCAGCTATTCTCGGTTCTTTTcactataaaaaattattgacttTCAATGAGATATAAGAATTTTAACTTGGGCCAAATGATAAGAACtactaaataattttcagaccACTTACTCGCcctaattacaaattttaatcTGTGATTTAATTATCAGGTATAACGCTGGCACAATACTCAATTCATGTGTTCTTCACAAGATGATATTATCAATGTCAGTGAAAATAACCATTCCCAGTTCAAAAGCTTCCCCCAGTTTATTCTTGCAGTAAGCAATGTGTGAATACATCTTTCCAGTAGATAAATACTGCGCGTTACTCCTTTCAACTCAAAATACAATAACGTAAAGTCATTACTAACATGCTGCAAATacgaattagaaaatattctACACAGCCCATTTCTTAATATGAAGCGACAGATAATTTAAATGTCACACgtgattattacacatttgaaaaactctttctttccttcatcTACATACCCAAATATTTTACATGCACCATGGTACATCTACAGTAGTTCGTGTAGTTTTAAATAGTTAGATTTTGAATTTACCTGTGCTTCACCCAAAAGAATATCATGTATCAATAAATGAATTGTGCACAACTCAATGGAATAGTAACAATGGCTTTGTTTTAACATAGTTACGAGAATTACACTACGTTATACATGGTATACTTAACTGTTACTAGGTATAAAAaaactcggtgaaaaaaatgtgcttTGAGGTAATATTGTTTTCACCTCTGGATGCAAATACACTACGTTTATACTGAGTAGGCAAGCTTTGTTTCCAAagcaaaaacaattctcagtaCCCCGTACACTTTTATAGTCCTAAGGTTTTGACCAAAAGGAAGTGATGATCTCTTTACTGACTGAAACTGCTTTAGAGCAGCTAAGTTTTCAATCATTAAActgctacattttttttctggagTAAAAAACAGGATAGAAGTAACTATTTGACACAAGTAGACGgatcattttcttctttctttttatatgtgtattaaaaaataagtgCAAAAAATATACTGTGCATAATTGTAGCAGTTACCTGTCGATAATCGTTCATATCGTGTTTTCTCTAATACAAAGATCAATGCagagattgttttttttataattagcTGGCAGGGACATGAACTCTTGAAATAGGATATCTCATGAAATCTCAAACAATCGTTCGGAACATTGATAGTCACGTGTTAATCTATAATGAAATAGCTTTCAAgtatataattttcagttcaCTTTTGGATATGCAGTCTTCAATAGGTTTGAAAAGGAAAGTATCAAACCATTTAATTAGACAAAAAATCGCAACTAATGAAATGACcatgtcaaaatttttatacaaatgaACAGCGTGCACATAACAACCTACCTTTGCACAACCAACTGTAGATTATTAAGATTAACGCAATTCGATCAATTTTCGTtatatcgattttcaatttagatTTCCTGCGTCTCGAATTACTCTTCCTCTTAGAGATAACACGATTGTTTAGAAATGGCTCCAAATAAATTACAGTAATAGTAGGAATAGTTTACAACCCGATACTTGAtgtgaaaatcgtaaatttttactCTGCGCAGTTATTCCAaacaatgtgaaaaaagacacagaaaaaaaaaataaataatgataagtaatattattatataactaAGCAATTTAAAGTATTGTAGATTTTTACCAGTAAATCTGTAGCTTGCAGTAGTTTCTGAATTGAGTGGccttcatttttgaaaaaaaaaaaaacaaaaaaataacatttaacagtaaaaaaaagtgtatcaAATAAACTGAGAAGTTAACTCTTAAGTGAAAACCATGCAGAGTTCACATATTGTTAGAGTCAAGACATTTTTAATGCTTTAATGTGagttgtatgaaaaatttaggTGGTTCCGTTTTATTTTGTTGTctaatgttctttttttttttcttagttaATTAGCCAGCAGACTATAATTCACTTCAAATATTGCTAAACTGACCATTGGTGCCATATTAATCAATATTAACTATACTCTATTTCTGATAAATATATAGTTTCTAATAATTTTCCATAGCAGTTGTATTCTGTTGGGGTGCCATAGTTAGTACACGTCATATTTTGTTCTTTCTCAAGTCTAACTTACATGGAACGAAGTTGGCGAAACTTTCACAATGTAAAACACGAAGTTAAATGttaatttacgaaaatttgaataaataggTGGTTGGCAGGAAGCTAGAATCAGAACCACGGATGAGTGTAAATATCTATCTCGTATATTTACTTTATAACTGCTGTTATTGCACCATTTTTTAGCACTCCTGTAATTTCTATGTTTGAAATGAGTGAAACGagatagatgaaaaaatcgaCCAAGGAATGAAATACACTTGCTATAATAcccaaaaaattatatatgtacaaaattcaattttgatacAGTGAATCTGCCAACTGCCAAGATATTAAGCATGCATCGAGTTATTTGACCctgattgcatgaatttgaattatattttagacgaaataaatttgtaaatacgAAAGAATCTCATGTATTTAAAAAggaacattttattttccagcAAAGTGCTTACTACGTTAAGTTAAGTTTTCTTTGCACGAGCTTAATTGTCGCTGTTTCAGCGTTAAACTATACAGTGACAaagtgaataattatttaataaaattaatatatatatatgtatatatgtgtatatattaatatatatatacacatacatactatatttattaaataaatgcGTGATGGTAGCCTGAACTCAAAATTCTGAATTGGAATCAAATCGAAGTTTTgaaactgtttcaattttaccACAAGTTTCTAAATACGCAGGGTAGAATTGTTTTTGTTAGTTCAAAGATAGTGTGATCGACTTGAAGTAATATTGAAACAAAGCTGAAAACGGCATCAGAATTTTGTAGCCTCAGGTTCCATTGCAATATACTTAGGTATGTATTCTTAATATGTGAAAAAGTGTCTCACTGTATTTGTATCATAGATCACAATGTTAGGGTTGTCATTTCATGGTCACCGCGCAAATTATAATATCCATATAAAACTCTATAAGATGGTATCTCACCATACGATTTtagtatataattttttatttcttttagtTAACCAAAGATGTTATACATTACTCTCTGTAATTGATCATGAATCATTGTACTGTACTGATATATTGTGTGCAATCATAATTTGTGaaacattataatttttacttcgCTGGatgaaatcaataaaaaatccgCATTAGATACTCAATTTCTAAGATATTCCTGTTCCAATATCGAGTTTGGATTATGCGTCAAGATAAATTATTGAAGTAATAAAACTACAATAATTCCATCTCTCATGtgatatgaaataaaacaaataattgcAAAACGGGAAAACGTACTTTCGGATCAAAAGGTACCAGTGTGTCTGTCGATGATACCAATTCTAACGATAATTAGAGTATGCACTGGGACCTATTTCTACTCAGAAGTTATCTGCATAGTCTGTATACCAATTTGTTGAGAGTATTTACTATCCCTTCAGCTTTGAGTAACATGtagaattattaattgttGCATAAACGCGTTGCATATTGTATATCAAGTATTTACTGCCgtattattgaataatatcaaaattgTGTATTGCATTCATTTGTAACATGTAGACACGATCAataacaaattcaaataataatatacctaaTTATTGTACCGATAGatgattttcttctttcacaaACTCACTATCAATAAGTGATTGAATTAAATCATATAATAAAAGTACGATCGAGAAGTCAAAAGTatgtagaataaaattaagcCTTCCCCTTTTGATCGAATCCTCATTATCACTGAATTATCGAGTAATCAACATACTTGAGCAATAGTATGTAATCCAATGTGCTAAAATAGCAATTCATCAGTGTTCAATAGAAAGGACGATCTATAAGTCTTGCATTATAGGAAAAATATGATCAAAATCGCATATCATTGATAAAGGGAAAATTTAACGACCGTTTCAAatgtatatatcatatattgTGAGAACTGATAGTATAATTGCATACAATCTACCCTAAGATGGAACATGATCGACATTGTcaaaaaagtgctgaaatttaACAGCAAATGtttgaaagaataatatttctgTAAAGTTCCAGCAATACCATAATAAAAGTCGTATCTGAAACGCTCATCGATGTCAGCCCTCTCTAAAAATGGGTTCTTACTAAAATTCGAACAAATTTAGtcattttcaaagaataatGTCTTCATGAGATTTTGGCAAAAGTTTCGAGATCGTTCAAAGAAATAACTAATCTGCACAGAACATcttgaacaaaaattcatttaaaactGTTTATTTGCACAATCCGTACatgaaattaaacgaattaaaaaaattctagttTTTTAGCAAGGTTTCAGTCCAAATATCTATTTCGAAAACCGTTTGTTTCGAATGTGGCCGTGCTGAATCAAATACATTCGAATGAGATTAAATGAGATGCCAGATATTAGTGCTACTTGGCGTAAATACGAAATCTCTTTACGGCGTTCCGAAGGCGTGATCTAGGAACCCTATATTCTATAGTCACATACATTcatcataaaattattttattttgttagaTATTAATGTATTCATGTAATCTTCAGCAGCAGATTTGATTTTCCACATGCAAACGTCAAACTTTCGTGAATACCGTGAATACTGTCTGCTAGATCGCCGCCGTTATTGTTTACCTCATCCTCACCGACGCATGAGGTCCCTGGCGGATTTCCGTCGTACTAAGACATAATAATCACAGAGCTCAACACCGGACCACCTCTTATTCTTACACCGTGGCAGAAACACACCTATATAGTTTCACACGCTAGTTTAAATCTCGATCGTCCTGTTTGCGGCCTTGCATGCGACGCGTCCAAACGCGATACGTAATAAACAACATGGAGATTGTAGTGACATTCAGTTTGAAAATGTGTCAAATAAATCGATATCAGTGTAATGAGTTGATGCTAACATAAACAATCATGACTTCTGTCCCATGTATTAGTTATTAGTAAAGATTCAAGTTGTTTGCCATTTTGCAAGAATGGCATCAGATAAGGTAGGTTATGAATTAATGTCAAACATCAAACTATTACGTTACTTAATTAAAACTAATGCTCAACAATACGCTTCAAGCAGATAATGAAGAGCctcatttatatacattttaattacaaattctCACCCCTGTGCTGTTACCTAAATATTTCTTGATGGggtaaaatatgttttttaaaatcacctgaatattgtttttttttcttaatccaTCGATTGTCAAGTGTAGATGtttgcaaattgaaaattaattgtaaaattagcATCTGAGTTTTTAATGCTTTCTATATCTAGTCACTATTTTTCCACCAaagttccaaatttttattctcatatcAGTTCTCTTACTTGAGTTTTACGTGTACACAACTGACTTTAGTTTACACTAGCTTTGTGCGTGTCCGCAAATCGTGATATCTATTTTTGCTTTCGAGTTcgtaaacaaaatttatgtatattggCGACATCTCAAAGTAAAACAGTTCTTTCTCATCTCTGCATATTGTGAATTGAATCGATTACTTCTGTGCACAGGTTTTATACCGCTTGGACCAACCGCATGGTCCTGGAAACGTGTACATTGCTTGGCGCCCTGGCAACGGTACATATTTGGCTACAACTGGTTGCGATTCCGCAGTTGTGATATACAACCGCCAAGGGGAAATACAAGACCGTATTCAACTACCTGGTTTATGTACGGGCATGGGTTGGGATGCCGACGGAGATTTATTGGCTATGATTTCAAACGGATCATCTGCTATTACATTGTGGGATGCAACGACAggaaaaaaatcccaaatagACACGGGACTAAGAGATAGTTTAACTTGCATGATTTGGTCGAAAAAGAACTGCACTCTTGCAGTGGGTACGCAAAAAGGAAACCTAGCGCTTTACGATCATATTAATGCTAAGTGCGTGACCTTTTCTACACAAAATAGAACAGTCATTATCAGTATATAGATAGCTTTCCAATTATATTGCACACCCTCGATGATTCAAAACTTTATGGATAGGAAAACATTCTCTCATTTCCAATTTATATTGATAAGATGTTACAGatatatcaaattttctgtttcagacGCATTCCTATTCTAGGTAAgcacaaaaagaaaattgtttgcgGCGCTTGGTCATTGGAGGGCCTCCTTGCTTTGGCAAGTGAAGATAAGGTTTTATCGATCAGTACGTGCGAAGGTGATACACGTAGGGAAATAACAATACAAGGAGAGCCATCCGACCTTCAATttagtgaaatgaaaatggacCAGAGAATCGGCGGTGAAAACACAGTATGCTATCTATTTGATATacaatttcaaagaaattattaGTTAAAAAAGACTCGATTTTATAATAGAATGCTTTTATCACAACCTGATCCCTTTATAAGATTCGTGTCTCTCAAATCTATTTAAGAAACTGTGAAATTTAGTTTATTCTCGGGGTACAGAAGGTGGGTGATTTGTAATTCAATTGTTGAATCATATCTTCagttattgataaaaaaatcaggTGAAAATTGCTCATAGcagtaaaattaattgatgTATATATGATATTGGTAAAACGAGCAATTAAAAGTACGAAGCAATTAATAATCAACCGTATTATTTAACAGGTATCGCTCGTCGTCAGCAAAactacattatttttatacaatgttTTGGATCCAGACAATCCCATTGAATTGGCGTTTCAAAAGCGCTATGGTCAAATCGTAACTTACAAGTGGTGAGTTCATTATGAAAAATGCATACGTTACTACAATATATCTGGTATTTGAtcacagaaaatgaaaaaatttaatatctatATCGCGTATTTTATAAAATGTGAATCAGGTATGGCGATGGTTACATATTGGTTGGTTTCGAGGCTGGCTTTCTAATAGCAATATCAACGCATATCAAAGAAGTTGGACAAGAgttatttcaaatcaaaaatcaTCGAGATTCTTTAAATGATATTGCACTGAACAATATCGCTGGAAAACTTGTAACATGTGGCGACAATACGTTGAAAGTACACAGTATACAAAATTTAGAAGAAACCAATAAAGTGATAACTTTGGCAGGAGAGACAGGCATCAGTCACGTGGAATGGTCATCCGATGGTAGTATGTTAGCCGCCGCGACGCACAATGGaaacattttaatttatttattgcaattaccaaaaataaCCAGCGTATGTGGAAATAGAATTGCCATTTTAACAAGCCTGACTGAAGTGgttgtacatttatatatgcTTGATAAGGTACGTAACTGTGTGCAAATAATATGGTTAATAATTGGGTGCAAAAATaagctgaaaaatatattagcAATGACAAAAAAAGGGATTCAATCCAattatttgtacaattttatgCTAAGTACCAAAGTTGATTGGGTAAGATTAGaatgttttgaaaagaaattacacACCTGTAGCTCCCCATCTGGTATTTGATATCCAGTTTGTATCAGTATAACCATGCTTAAAATAAATGTGACgttacgaaattttcatagatatattattatccGAATATGCAAATAATGAcacaaatgaatattttcagagtAAACCAACACCCCAGACAATCAATACCCTGATAGAACCATCTGTAATGGCTGTCGGTCCTTTGCATTTAGCAGCAGCTTTGAATAACAGAGTATTATTTTGgaatttaacaaaattcaattatgaTCACCCTGTACATTTTGAAAGGGATTACTTAGGGACAGTCGAGAGTATATGCCTGAATCAAACTTTTGTTTCCGTTCTGTTTGATGGAAAGCTTCAATTACACACTGTGAGTTTACATTGTGTATGCAAAATGTAAGAGATAAAGAATTAAAATCTTGGCGGTTTTATTTCAGATAGAAACGGAACAGGACTCGGCAAACGGTGCAActgaatcaaaaatatttccacaaaCTAACACTTCGGATTCTAAAATAACGTGCCATGCTTTGTCGCCCGACTTTTTAGTTTACGGAAATGATGTAAGACTTTATAGAAGACTCAAATATAAATGCGTAATTTTACATACTCAATAAACCATATTTTCcgagtttttcaaaaatcgattcGATCTACTAATTAAATGACATGTTTTACAGATGGGACGAATAGTATATTTCTACTTGGAGGCGTTTGATCAATCTAGCGAAGTCACACACAATAGTGGGATCAAACAAATTTATCTAGATGCGAATGGAACACAGCTGTCTTTTgtagatgaaaaatatgatgCATATGTTTACGATCCGATAAACGAAAACATTATTCAAATACCAGAATGTCCAGACTCAATAGAAGGCATTATATGggatcaaaatatttttgagcGTGGCGTATTCGCAGTATACAATCAATCCATTATCGTCACTtatatttttgtgaaatatcaTATAGAAGgtatgcataattattaaaatggTTGACACCAGCCATGAAGATGTCAGAGCGTAAAAGAGTGCCTCAGGGACATGGTTTAGCATTTGCAGTGAAGTTGAGAGTAGCGGCAAGCAATTCACACAAGTTCAACAACAACGTGACACATTGAAAACTATTGTATTTAGTTTGGTATGGTGAAGTGATACCTTTAAAGGTTTTACAATAGGAAAAGGAACGAAAATATgtaaactatttttcaaattcaaattcggaaaatatttAACATATAGCCTGAGACCTTTTAAATtcgttgaaaagaaattatatcCCTTTATAgaattcaagtttttaatGTCTGCAGtcgtttcaactttttctAGATCTAGAAACTGCAAAGGTACAAAAACACCTGATCCATTCTTACTGTCATTGCAATGCAGCTATTTAGTCTGGTTTCTCGTTTTTTAAGTttctaaaatcaattttgcGATATTCTTCGAATTGCTGTTAGGCAAAGTTCGACTAACTTGactattgaaaat is a window of Neodiprion fabricii isolate iyNeoFabr1 chromosome 6, iyNeoFabr1.1, whole genome shotgun sequence DNA encoding:
- the LOC124184574 gene encoding WD repeat-containing protein 19 isoform X3; translation: MASDKVLYRLDQPHGPGNVYIAWRPGNGTYLATTGCDSAVVIYNRQGEIQDRIQLPGLCTGMGWDADGDLLAMISNGSSAITLWDATTGKKSQIDTGLRDSLTCMIWSKKNCTLAVGTQKGNLALYDHINAKRIPILGKHKKKIVCGAWSLEGLLALASEDKVLSISTCEGDTRREITIQGEPSDLQFSEMKMDQRIGGENTVSLVVSKTTLFLYNVLDPDNPIELAFQKRYGQIVTYKWYGDGYILVGFEAGFLIAISTHIKEVGQELFQIKNHRDSLNDIALNNIAGKLVTCGDNTLKVHSIQNLEETNKVITLAGETGISHVEWSSDGSMLAAATHNGNILIYLLQLPKITSVCGNRIAILTSLTEVVVHLYMLDKSKPTPQTINTLIEPSVMAVGPLHLAAALNNRVLFWNLTKFNYDHPVHFERDYLGTVESICLNQTFVSVLFDGKLQLHTIETEQDSANGATESKIFPQTNTSDSKITCHALSPDFLVYGNDMGRIVYFYLEAFDQSSEVTHNSGIKQIYLDANGTQLSFVDEKYDAYVYDPINENIIQIPECPDSIEGIIWDQNIFERGVFAVYNQSIIVTYIFVKYHIEGSKVVKVSQTKLPVETLPMLMYSGEVTLSTAGSRLTQLTLSSHEEIGNIVDTKRIEEILANHLACRRFKHAWDACVKLNDRECWQSLGTSALSNLNIEFALRVYRHVEDVSTVWSLQKLENIDELALLCGHTSTLLGDYNQAEKFFLRSSQPVEALNLRRDLMQWEQALNLAQKLKPEEIPFIAREYAQQLEFTGNYPKALANYERGLVDSNIQSTLAFQNINHRSQCLAGIARMSIRCGDSRKGVSIAMDVDSPRSLRKECAEILEIMKQFSEAAVLYEKSEYFDKAASAYIKLKNWHKVGQLLPQISSPKIHIQFAKAKELEGKYEEAAKAYETAKDFDNIIRINLDHLNNPARSVEIVQQTKSIEGAKMVARFFQRMNDYNSAIKFLILSNCHDEAFQLANQHGKMELYGDILVTTLDNDNVRIEDFKSLAIHFESQRNSLLAGKYYFHAKEYQKVVTDYQRIQNISSGCIWLGNNTEKLQKLLSLLRMRSKSMETTEMLTMYCLVCTKN